One window of the Sulfitobacter alexandrii genome contains the following:
- the mutY gene encoding A/G-specific adenine glycosylase produces the protein MRETAFPGDLPRILLDWYDIHAREMPWRTGPADREAGVLPDPYRVWLSEIMLQQTTVVTVRDYFARFVARWPTVADLAAAEDAEVMGEWAGLGYYARARNLLKCARAVVERHGGNFPADHDSLLALPGIGPYTAAAVSSIAFDLQRTVLDGNVERVMARLHDIHTPLPAAKPELMARAKELTPAHRPGDYAQAVMDLGATICTPRSPACGICPWRDPCAARAEGTAPLLPKKTPKKPKPVRHGTVYLAQRTDGAWLLETRPEKGLLGGMLGWPGSDWLDVSEDRPAGIPPVTADWQVAAGEVRHTFTHFHLVLAIRIARVGMDAEPARGQFVSRSEFRPSDLPTVMRKAFDLSQAALTAGL, from the coding sequence TTGCGTGAAACAGCTTTCCCCGGCGACCTGCCGCGCATTCTGCTGGACTGGTACGATATCCACGCCCGCGAGATGCCGTGGCGCACCGGACCGGCAGACCGCGAGGCGGGCGTGCTGCCAGACCCCTACCGCGTCTGGCTGAGCGAGATCATGCTTCAACAGACCACTGTCGTTACCGTGCGGGACTATTTCGCCCGCTTTGTCGCCCGATGGCCCACCGTCGCCGATCTTGCCGCCGCCGAGGACGCCGAGGTGATGGGCGAGTGGGCCGGACTGGGATACTATGCCCGGGCCCGCAACTTGTTGAAATGCGCGCGTGCGGTGGTGGAACGGCACGGCGGCAATTTTCCCGCCGACCACGACTCGCTGCTCGCCCTGCCGGGCATCGGCCCCTATACCGCGGCAGCCGTATCCTCCATCGCCTTCGATCTGCAGCGGACCGTTCTCGACGGTAACGTGGAGCGGGTGATGGCGCGGCTGCACGATATCCACACCCCGTTGCCAGCCGCGAAGCCCGAGTTGATGGCCCGCGCGAAGGAACTGACCCCGGCCCACAGACCGGGCGACTACGCCCAGGCAGTGATGGACCTGGGCGCGACGATCTGTACACCGAGGTCGCCCGCCTGCGGCATATGCCCATGGCGCGATCCCTGCGCCGCACGGGCCGAGGGCACCGCCCCGCTGCTGCCGAAGAAGACGCCGAAGAAACCCAAGCCCGTGCGCCACGGCACCGTTTACCTGGCACAGCGGACGGACGGGGCATGGCTGCTCGAGACGCGGCCGGAAAAGGGCCTTCTGGGCGGCATGCTGGGCTGGCCCGGATCGGACTGGCTGGACGTGTCGGAGGATCGCCCCGCCGGCATCCCGCCGGTCACGGCAGACTGGCAGGTCGCGGCGGGCGAGGTGCGGCACACCTTCACCCATTTCCACCTTGTGCTCGCGATCAGGATTGCACGGGTCGGCATGGACGCCGAACCGGCGCGTGGCCAATTCGTGTCCCGCAGCGAATTCCGCCCCTCCGATCTGCCCACGGTCATGCGAAAGGCGTTCGATTTGTCGCAGGCGGCGCTTACGGCGGGTCTTTGA
- a CDS encoding alkane 1-monooxygenase, whose protein sequence is MALEGTILPPTELARATRALPFWLSLGLIPLAWVTALYGGWTVILLPLTTWYLFTLLDAVVGLNLDNADLSATESDLFWYRLVTLIWVPAQFLTLFGLVWYVPQAEHLSGFERFMVFFGVGVITGTVGINYSHELMHQKNRLERFLADALLAMVLYSHFRSEHLLVHHRYVATPRDTVTARYNEGFHRFYPRVLRESLISAFRAEKAMLARKGLPWTDRGNPFFKYWGLQLSCLVLALLLGGWSGLLLFLVQAGVAIWQLELVNYIEHYGLTRKHLGDGRYEHVQPRHSWNAAHKASNWLLINLQRHSDHHYKPDRRFPVLQNYGADAAPQLPHGYPVMTMAAMCPPVWRRIMNPRVRKWRAMYYPEITDWTPYNKHTTPLPR, encoded by the coding sequence ATGGCCCTTGAAGGCACCATCCTGCCGCCCACGGAACTGGCCCGCGCGACACGCGCGTTGCCCTTCTGGCTGTCGCTGGGCCTGATCCCGCTGGCCTGGGTCACTGCCCTTTACGGCGGCTGGACGGTAATCCTGTTGCCGCTGACGACGTGGTACCTCTTCACCCTTCTGGACGCCGTCGTGGGCCTGAACCTCGACAACGCGGATCTTTCGGCGACGGAAAGCGATCTCTTCTGGTACAGGCTGGTCACGCTGATCTGGGTGCCGGCACAGTTCCTGACCCTGTTCGGGCTGGTCTGGTACGTGCCCCAGGCCGAACATCTGAGCGGTTTCGAACGGTTCATGGTGTTCTTCGGCGTCGGTGTGATCACGGGCACGGTGGGGATCAACTACTCCCACGAGCTGATGCACCAGAAGAACCGACTGGAACGGTTCCTTGCCGACGCGCTGCTGGCCATGGTGCTCTACTCCCATTTCCGGTCGGAACATCTGCTGGTGCACCACCGCTATGTCGCGACGCCCCGTGACACGGTGACCGCGCGCTATAACGAGGGGTTCCATCGCTTCTATCCCCGCGTTCTGCGCGAATCGCTGATCTCTGCCTTTCGGGCCGAAAAGGCGATGCTCGCCCGCAAGGGGTTGCCCTGGACCGATCGCGGGAATCCCTTCTTCAAATACTGGGGGCTGCAGCTTTCATGCCTGGTCCTGGCGCTTCTGCTTGGTGGCTGGTCAGGGCTGCTCCTGTTCCTTGTTCAGGCAGGGGTCGCGATCTGGCAGCTTGAGCTGGTGAACTACATCGAGCACTACGGCCTGACGCGCAAGCACCTGGGCGATGGCAGGTACGAGCACGTACAGCCGCGCCATTCGTGGAACGCGGCGCACAAGGCATCGAACTGGCTGCTCATCAACCTGCAACGCCACTCCGATCATCACTACAAGCCTGACCGCCGGTTCCCCGTTCTGCAGAACTACGGTGCCGATGCGGCCCCGCAACTCCCGCACGGCTACCCGGTGATGACCATGGCGGCGATGTGCCCGCCGGTGTGGCGGCGCATCATGAACCCGCGCGTGCGCAAGTGGCGCGCGATGTACTATCCCGAGATCACGGACTGGACGCCCTACAACAAACACACCACCCCGCTCCCCCGCTGA
- a CDS encoding DUF1194 domain-containing protein yields the protein MIDRLRLIPGLLAVVLALTAGAGRPADAQTVEVDLELVLMVDVSRSMSQAELELQRRGYAEALGSTEVFAAVQSGLLQNVALTYVEWAGTQQVVVDWRVVTTRQDLQDFARQLTTKQDPGLRRTSISGALAFGASMIERNQYAGLRRVIDISGDGPNNLGPGVTFARDDVLARGITINGLPLMTDDGAYSQFNLPDLDVYYQSCVIGGPGAFVIPVVQWSDFGDAVKRKLVLEIAGYEPDPQVIPAQARDPRDCRVGEKIWEDFFGSRGFLP from the coding sequence ATGATTGATCGTCTGCGCCTGATCCCGGGCCTGCTGGCCGTTGTGCTTGCCCTGACCGCCGGGGCCGGTCGCCCCGCCGACGCGCAAACGGTCGAGGTCGACCTCGAGCTGGTGCTGATGGTCGATGTGTCCCGCTCCATGTCGCAGGCGGAACTGGAACTGCAACGCCGCGGCTATGCCGAAGCCCTGGGGTCGACCGAAGTCTTCGCAGCCGTGCAATCCGGTCTTTTGCAGAATGTGGCACTGACATACGTGGAATGGGCCGGAACGCAGCAGGTCGTCGTCGACTGGCGCGTCGTCACCACCCGACAGGACCTGCAGGATTTCGCCAGACAGCTGACGACCAAGCAGGATCCCGGCCTGCGCCGCACCTCGATTTCGGGGGCGCTGGCCTTTGGCGCGAGCATGATCGAGCGGAACCAGTACGCCGGCCTACGGCGTGTGATCGACATCTCGGGCGACGGGCCCAACAACCTCGGACCGGGGGTCACGTTCGCGCGGGACGATGTTCTTGCCCGGGGCATCACGATCAATGGCCTGCCGCTGATGACCGATGACGGAGCCTATTCACAATTCAATCTTCCCGACCTCGACGTCTACTACCAGAGTTGCGTGATCGGCGGGCCGGGGGCCTTCGTCATTCCCGTGGTCCAGTGGAGCGATTTCGGAGATGCGGTAAAGCGCAAGCTGGTGCTGGAGATCGCCGGTTACGAACCCGACCCGCAGGTCATTCCGGCACAGGCCCGCGATCCGCGTGATTGCAGGGTCGGCGAAAAGATCTGGGAGGATTTCTTTGGCAGTCGCGGCTTCCTGCCCTAG
- a CDS encoding site-specific DNA-methyltransferase: MKTMTKGAVALPLNEILAGDCIDMMNALPANSIDLIFADPPYNLQLRGDLMRPDNSKVDAVDDEWDQFASFKAYDDFTRAWLKAARRLLKPNGAIWVIGSYHNIFRVGAALQDEGFWILNDVVWRKSNPMPNFRGKRFTNAHETMIWAGKDENAKYTFNYEALKALNEGIQMRSDWVLPICNGHERLKDDAGDKAHPTQKPESLLHRVLVGSTNPGDVVLDPFFGTGTTGAVAKMLGRDFIGIEREEAYRKVAAKRIANVRRYDREALQTSTSKRAEPRIPFGQLVERGMLRPGENLYSMNNRHKAKVRADGTLIGDDVKGSIHQVGAALEGAPSCNGWTYWCFSRDGKKIPIDLLRQQIRAELAN; encoded by the coding sequence ATGAAGACGATGACAAAGGGTGCGGTGGCACTTCCCTTGAACGAAATCCTTGCCGGCGATTGCATCGACATGATGAACGCGTTGCCGGCCAACAGCATCGACTTGATATTTGCTGATCCGCCGTACAACCTTCAATTGCGCGGTGACCTGATGCGGCCCGACAATTCCAAGGTAGACGCCGTCGACGACGAATGGGACCAGTTCGCCAGTTTCAAGGCATACGATGATTTCACCCGTGCCTGGCTCAAGGCCGCCCGCCGCCTGCTGAAGCCGAATGGCGCGATCTGGGTGATCGGCAGCTATCACAACATCTTCCGTGTCGGTGCCGCGCTTCAGGACGAGGGTTTCTGGATTCTCAACGACGTCGTCTGGCGCAAGTCCAACCCCATGCCGAACTTCCGTGGCAAGCGGTTCACCAATGCGCACGAAACGATGATCTGGGCGGGCAAGGACGAGAACGCGAAATACACCTTCAACTACGAGGCGCTGAAGGCCCTGAACGAAGGTATCCAGATGCGGAGCGACTGGGTTCTGCCGATCTGCAACGGCCATGAACGGCTTAAGGACGATGCTGGTGACAAGGCGCATCCGACGCAGAAGCCCGAAAGCCTGCTTCACCGGGTTCTGGTCGGCTCGACAAATCCGGGCGACGTCGTGCTCGATCCGTTCTTCGGCACCGGGACGACGGGCGCCGTGGCCAAGATGCTCGGCCGCGATTTCATCGGTATCGAGCGCGAGGAGGCCTACCGCAAGGTGGCGGCAAAACGGATCGCGAATGTCCGCCGCTACGACCGGGAAGCGTTGCAGACCTCGACGTCGAAACGCGCCGAACCCCGCATTCCCTTCGGACAGCTGGTCGAACGTGGCATGCTGCGTCCGGGCGAGAACCTCTATTCCATGAACAACCGGCACAAGGCCAAGGTGCGTGCCGACGGCACCCTGATCGGTGACGATGTAAAGGGATCGATCCACCAGGTAGGCGCCGCTCTCGAAGGCGCGCCCAGCTGCAACGGCTGGACCTACTGGTGCTTTTCCCGCGATGGCAAGAAAATCCCCATCGACCTGTTGCGCCAGCAGATCAGGGCCGAATTGGCCAACTGA
- a CDS encoding ribonuclease HII produces the protein MTPDYTFETAARLRGFRRIAGVDEVGRGPLAGPVTAAAVVLDPARIPAGLNDSKKLTPKARARLYDEIMQVADVSIAHATVAEIDSMNILRASHLAMMRALAGLRIPPDYVLVDGNMLPRDLALPAETVIKGDARSQSISAASIMAKICRDCVMLSLAQQHPGYGWETNMGYGSKSHIAALQNLGVTPHHRRSFRPVHNML, from the coding sequence ATGACGCCCGACTACACATTCGAAACGGCCGCCCGCCTGCGGGGCTTCCGCCGCATTGCCGGTGTGGACGAGGTGGGCCGCGGCCCCCTGGCCGGTCCGGTGACCGCTGCTGCCGTGGTGCTGGATCCGGCCCGCATCCCGGCGGGCCTGAACGATTCGAAGAAACTCACCCCCAAGGCCCGTGCCCGGCTCTACGACGAGATCATGCAGGTTGCCGATGTCAGCATCGCCCATGCGACCGTGGCGGAGATCGACAGCATGAACATCCTGCGCGCCAGCCATCTCGCGATGATGCGGGCGCTGGCAGGGCTGAGGATCCCGCCGGATTACGTGCTGGTCGATGGTAACATGCTGCCGCGTGATCTGGCGCTTCCGGCCGAGACGGTCATCAAGGGGGACGCGCGCTCTCAGAGCATTTCCGCGGCCTCAATAATGGCAAAAATATGTCGCGATTGTGTCATGTTGTCCCTTGCGCAACAGCACCCCGGATACGGCTGGGAGACCAACATGGGATATGGATCAAAAAGCCACATCGCGGCGCTTCAAAATCTCGGTGTGACCCCTCACCATAGACGTTCGTTCAGGCCCGTACACAATATGTTGTAG